A DNA window from Odocoileus virginianus isolate 20LAN1187 ecotype Illinois unplaced genomic scaffold, Ovbor_1.2 Unplaced_Scaffold_5, whole genome shotgun sequence contains the following coding sequences:
- the IDUA gene encoding alpha-L-iduronidase isoform X5 translates to MGSPSGRFTDFEDKQQVFEWRNLVSLLARRYIGRYGLEHVSKWNFETWNEPDHHDFDNVSMTLQGFLNYYDACSEGLRAASPALRLGGPGDAFHAPPRSPLCWGLLGHCNNGTNFFTGEVGVRLDYIALHKKGAGSSISILEQEAAVVQQIQRLFPKFTDTPIYNDEADPLVGWSLPQPWRADVTYAAMVVKVIAQHQNLLLANASSAVRYALLSNDNAFLSYHPHPFSQRTLTARFQVNNTRPPHVQLLRKPVLTAMALLALLDGEQLWAEVSRGGAVLDSNHTVGVLASAHRSTGPADAWRATVLVYGSDDTRAHANRTVPLILSLHGVPPGPEVVFVQLYVDNWLCSPYSDWRRLGRPVFPSAEQFRRMRAAEDPAAVKPRPFPSSGRLTLRPPLALPSLLLVHVCARPEEPPGQVTRLRALPLTRGQLLLVWSDERVGSKCLWTYEIQFCPEGGVFAPISRKPSTFNLFVFSPDTAVVSGSYRVCAVDYWARPGPFSSPVRYLETPAS, encoded by the exons ATGGGCAGCCCCTCTGGACGCTTCACTGACTTCGAGGACAAGCAGCAGGTGTTTGAGTGGAGGAACCTGGTCTCTCTCCTCGCCAGGAGATATATCG GTAGGTATGGCCTCGAGCACGTTTCCAAGTGGAATTTTGAGACATGGAACGAACCAGACCACCACGACTTTGACAACGTGTCCATGACCTTGCAAG GCTTCTTGAACTACTACGATGCCTGTTCCGAGGGTCTGCGAGCAGCCAGCCCGGCTCTGCGCCTGGGCGGCCCTGGAGACGCCTTCCACGCGCCGCCGCGCTCGCCGCTCTGCTGGGGCCTCCTGGGGCACTGTAACAACGGCACCAACTTCTTCACCGGAGAGGTGGGTGTGCGGCTGGACTACATCGCCCTGCACAAGAAG GGCGCGGGCAGCTCCATCTCCATCCTAGAGCAAGAGGCGGCAGTCGTGCAGCAGATACAGCGGCTCTTCCCCAAGTTCACGGACACCCCCATTTACAACGACGAGGCCGACCCGCTGGTGGGCTGGTCCCTGCCGCAGCCCTGGAGGGCCGACGTGACCTACGCGGCCATGGTCGTGAAG GTCATCGCGCAGCACCAGAACCTGCTGCTGGCGAATGCCAGCTCGGCCGTCCGCTACGCGCTCCTGAGCAACGACAACGCCTTCCTGAGCTACCACCCGCATCCGTTCTCGCAGCGCACGCTCACTGCGCGCTTTCAGGTCAACAACACGCGCCCGCCGCACGTGCAGCTGCTGCGCAAGCCGGTGCTCACCGCCATGGCGCTGCTGGCCCTGCTGG ACGGCGAGCAGCTCTGGGCCGAAGTGTCGCGGGGCGGCGCGGTGCTTGACAGCAACCACACGGTGGGCGTCCTGGCCAGCGCCCACCGCTCCACTGGCCCGGCCGACGCCTGGCGCGCCACGGTGCTGGTCTACGGGAGCGATGACACCCGCGCCCACGCCAACCGCACGGTCCCATTGATTCTGAGCCTGCACGGGGTGCCCCCAGGCCCCG AGGTCGTCTTTGTCCAGCTCTACGTGGACAACTGGCTCTGCAGCCCCTACAGCGACTGGCGGCGCCTGGGCAGGCCGGTCTTCCCCTCGGCGGAGCAGTTCCGGCGCATGCGCGCGGCCGAG GACCCTGCGGCCGTGAAGCCGCGCCCCTTCCCCAGCAGCGGCCGCCTGACGCTGCGCCCTCCGCTCGCTCTGCCCTCGCTGCTGCTGGTGCACGTGTGCGCGCGCCCCGAGGAGCCGCCGGGCCAG GTGACTCGGCTCCGTGCTCTGCCCCTGACCCGCGGGCAGTTGCTTTTGGTCTGGTCGGATGAGCGTGTGGGCTCCAA GTGCCTGTGGACCTATGAGATCCAGTTCTGCCCGGAGGGTGGGGTGTTCGCTCCCATCAGCAGGAAGCCTTCAACATTTAACCTGTTCGTGTTCAGCCCAG ACACAGCTGTGGTCTCCGGCTCCTATCGGGTTTGTGCCGTGGACTACTGGGCCCGGCCAGGCCCCTTCTCCAGCCCCGTGCGGTACCTGGAGACCCCTGCTTCTTGA